In one Halococcus agarilyticus genomic region, the following are encoded:
- a CDS encoding serine hydrolase domain-containing protein — translation MADTSLPETTPARTDSVLDELLAEGVEAGIFTGAAAAVGTSRGIERRMTAGTCDPETEAPITRATLFDAASTTKAVVTATVVLRLVEEGVLALSAPLEAYVPPLGDTERGRLSLRHLMTHTSGLQPYYYDPDWDGAETAREAIYDAELMEANPGERFAYSCLNFVHLADAARRATDSTLEALAGRFVFEPAGMDAARIGPVGDDVPLAATYEREHADRALAGEIHDPIARALGGESGNAGLFTTATDLGRFAATLLSDGRRDTDEPRLLAPGTINRMCENWTSEFDRPHGLGWRFARECYPAPNWSRDSFGHTGYTGTSVWLDPTADRFAVLLTNEVYCGKEAGMARFRERFHGAVASERY, via the coding sequence CGGTCGGCACGAGTCGAGGAATCGAACGACGGATGACCGCCGGAACGTGCGACCCCGAGACCGAGGCCCCGATCACGCGGGCGACGCTGTTCGACGCAGCGTCGACGACGAAAGCAGTCGTAACGGCCACGGTCGTGCTCCGACTGGTCGAGGAGGGCGTGCTCGCGCTCTCGGCCCCGCTCGAAGCCTACGTGCCGCCGCTCGGGGACACCGAGCGCGGGCGGCTCTCGTTACGCCACCTCATGACACACACGTCGGGCCTCCAACCGTACTACTACGACCCCGATTGGGATGGGGCGGAAACCGCGCGCGAAGCCATCTACGACGCGGAGTTGATGGAAGCGAACCCGGGCGAGCGCTTCGCGTACAGCTGTCTCAACTTCGTTCACCTCGCTGACGCCGCACGGCGCGCGACCGACAGCACGCTCGAAGCGCTCGCGGGCCGGTTCGTCTTCGAACCGGCGGGGATGGACGCCGCCCGCATTGGTCCCGTCGGCGACGACGTGCCATTAGCAGCGACCTATGAACGCGAGCACGCGGACCGCGCGCTCGCTGGGGAGATTCACGATCCGATCGCCCGTGCATTGGGCGGCGAGAGTGGGAACGCGGGGCTGTTCACAACTGCGACCGACCTTGGCCGGTTTGCCGCGACGCTCCTGAGTGACGGCCGCCGCGATACGGACGAGCCGCGGTTGCTCGCGCCCGGAACGATCAACAGAATGTGCGAGAACTGGACCTCCGAGTTCGATCGGCCGCATGGCCTGGGATGGCGGTTCGCACGGGAGTGTTATCCCGCGCCGAACTGGTCGCGTGACTCGTTCGGACACACCGGCTACACCGGAACGTCGGTATGGCTCGACCCTACGGCCGATCGGTTCGCCGTCCTCCTCACGAACGAGGTCTACTGCGGCAAGGAGGCGGGCATGGCTCGGTTCCGTGAACGCTTCCACGGAGCCGTCGCCAGCGAGCGCTACTGA
- a CDS encoding helix-turn-helix domain-containing protein, translated as MSVTNIVDAKGRNHEYQQVRLTLWHPDCWTLKATDRFPGTHIVENSLYTAAGVIKGDFILICTGEASTDEFAAGIDEYDVVESVTVLEQSRTRARTVVRYDRHSSIVPEIVNSEFMPIEPVHITGGKEHWTVLVRSDALSGVIESMRAEYDVELDAVETVDPGKNLQFTDMVDRIHDDLSKRQLESLFAAYDREYYNWPRGVSATEIAEDVGISGPTFLEHLRRGEQKVLPVVIDALQDQRVDY; from the coding sequence GTGAGTGTTACTAACATTGTCGATGCAAAGGGAAGGAACCACGAGTACCAGCAGGTGCGGTTGACGCTCTGGCACCCCGACTGTTGGACGCTCAAAGCGACCGATCGATTCCCCGGGACGCACATCGTCGAGAACTCGCTGTACACCGCTGCCGGCGTGATCAAGGGCGATTTCATCCTGATCTGTACTGGCGAGGCGTCCACCGACGAGTTCGCCGCCGGGATTGACGAGTACGACGTTGTCGAGAGCGTGACCGTCCTCGAACAGTCCCGAACGCGGGCCCGCACGGTGGTGCGATACGACCGACACAGCAGCATCGTCCCCGAGATTGTCAACTCCGAGTTCATGCCGATCGAACCGGTTCACATCACCGGCGGGAAGGAACACTGGACGGTGCTGGTGCGTTCGGATGCCCTTAGTGGCGTCATCGAGTCGATGCGCGCGGAGTACGACGTGGAACTCGACGCGGTCGAGACGGTGGATCCCGGCAAGAACCTGCAATTCACCGACATGGTCGACCGGATCCACGACGACCTCTCGAAACGACAGCTAGAGAGTCTCTTCGCCGCCTACGACCGGGAGTACTACAACTGGCCTCGCGGGGTCTCCGCGACCGAGATCGCGGAGGACGTCGGGATCAGCGGCCCGACCTTTCTCGAACACCTCCGGCGCGGCGAGCAGAAGGTCCTCCCCGTGGTGATCGACGCGCTCCAGGACCAGCGCGTCGATTACTGA
- a CDS encoding S9 family peptidase yields MEPNTEARSTEAGTADPATLTIEDVLTVEYPGAPAWSGDGRFVAATLHADDTRLLVADTETVNTHRIASGDAVAEFAWAPDARPTLLALTTDAGTTYGYDAADRTLTTWSRTVDGETDLTWSPDGDRLASYRDGVPCVRNVETGETIAFDGPERGPYFADDRMFAWNDDRLAYRFADRETKQVGVVDVDTGDLVWRTTDTASTHSPAWLTDGRLVFVRLADGRTRRAFVAVDVDDGTETTLFAETDAERGIVDRGAPTISPDGTTLAAALALDGWAHVHAIDVATGDRTQLTEGEFEDRGVAGAVPQWVDDETLLFASNRRESGQRQLYTVTLDGDVSSVIESAGTNVYPQPSPDGDRVAYVHADRKLSPELRVSSLTGDGSTTRLTESVVSGWPDDPLEPEPVTFEGDDGREIHAFRLDPRDADEASEPLPAVVWIHGGPMRQMRDGWHPYRSYGLAYAFHQYLARQGYVGLFVNYRGGIGYGREFRASLADGYGRDEMADVAAGAAYLKDLPHVDSDAVGIWGLSYGGYATLQLLGTHPKAFAVGVNIAGLADIRRYEEWAWKTKFPQAESLAPLRLGGSPWDGSARWDDASPRTHMDAYEAPVYNFHGTGDSYVNVDQQDIVVDRLLDLDKAFEAEYYPDEGHVFSKRAWRRTLEKIERAFDRHLSG; encoded by the coding sequence ATGGAGCCGAACACCGAGGCTCGGTCGACGGAAGCGGGAACGGCCGATCCGGCGACGCTGACCATCGAGGACGTTCTCACCGTCGAGTATCCGGGAGCGCCCGCGTGGTCGGGCGACGGCCGGTTCGTCGCCGCGACGCTCCACGCCGACGACACCCGCCTGCTCGTCGCCGACACCGAGACCGTCAACACCCACCGAATCGCTTCAGGAGACGCTGTCGCCGAGTTCGCGTGGGCACCCGACGCGAGGCCGACCCTGCTCGCGCTGACGACCGATGCGGGGACGACCTACGGCTACGACGCGGCCGATCGGACGCTCACGACGTGGTCGCGCACGGTCGACGGCGAGACGGACCTCACGTGGTCGCCCGACGGCGACCGGCTCGCGTCCTACCGCGACGGCGTCCCCTGCGTACGGAACGTCGAGACGGGCGAGACGATCGCGTTCGACGGGCCCGAACGGGGACCGTACTTCGCCGACGACCGGATGTTCGCGTGGAACGACGACCGTCTCGCCTACCGGTTCGCCGACCGCGAGACGAAACAGGTCGGTGTCGTCGACGTCGACACCGGCGACCTCGTGTGGCGGACGACCGATACGGCTTCCACGCACTCGCCCGCGTGGCTCACCGACGGCCGCCTGGTGTTCGTCCGCCTCGCCGACGGGCGCACCCGCCGGGCGTTCGTCGCGGTCGACGTCGACGACGGCACCGAAACCACCCTGTTCGCCGAAACCGACGCCGAGCGCGGCATCGTCGACCGCGGCGCGCCGACGATCTCCCCGGACGGCACGACGCTCGCGGCGGCGCTCGCGCTCGACGGCTGGGCGCACGTCCACGCGATCGACGTCGCGACTGGCGACCGGACACAGCTCACCGAAGGGGAGTTCGAGGACAGGGGCGTCGCGGGCGCGGTTCCGCAGTGGGTCGACGACGAGACGCTCCTGTTCGCCTCGAACCGGCGAGAATCGGGTCAACGGCAGCTGTACACCGTCACGCTCGACGGCGACGTCTCGTCGGTCATCGAGTCGGCCGGGACGAACGTCTACCCGCAACCGTCACCCGACGGCGACCGCGTCGCGTACGTCCACGCCGACCGCAAGCTGTCGCCCGAACTCCGGGTGAGTTCGCTGACGGGCGACGGATCGACGACCCGGCTCACCGAGTCGGTCGTCTCCGGGTGGCCGGACGACCCGCTCGAACCCGAACCCGTCACCTTCGAGGGCGACGACGGCCGGGAGATCCACGCTTTCCGCCTCGATCCGCGGGACGCCGACGAGGCTTCGGAACCGCTCCCCGCGGTCGTGTGGATCCACGGCGGCCCGATGCGCCAGATGCGCGACGGCTGGCACCCGTACCGATCGTACGGCCTCGCGTACGCGTTCCACCAGTACCTCGCTCGGCAGGGGTACGTCGGCCTGTTCGTCAACTACCGCGGCGGCATCGGCTACGGCCGCGAGTTCCGAGCGTCCCTCGCCGACGGGTACGGCCGCGACGAGATGGCCGACGTCGCCGCCGGCGCGGCGTACCTGAAGGACCTTCCCCACGTGGACTCGGACGCGGTCGGGATCTGGGGTCTCTCGTACGGCGGGTACGCCACCCTCCAGCTCCTCGGCACTCACCCGAAAGCGTTCGCCGTCGGCGTCAACATCGCTGGCCTCGCCGACATCCGGCGCTACGAGGAGTGGGCGTGGAAGACGAAGTTCCCCCAGGCGGAGTCGCTCGCCCCCCTCCGGCTGGGCGGCAGTCCGTGGGACGGATCGGCCCGGTGGGACGACGCGAGCCCACGGACCCACATGGACGCCTACGAGGCACCGGTCTACAATTTTCACGGCACCGGTGACAGCTACGTCAACGTCGACCAGCAGGACATCGTCGTCGACCGTCTGCTCGACCTCGACAAGGCGTTCGAGGCTGAATACTACCCCGACGAGGGGCACGTCTTCTCGAAGCGAGCGTGGCGGCGAACACTCGAAAAGATCGAGCGTGCGTTCGACCGTCACCTCTCGGGGTGA
- the lysA gene encoding diaminopimelate decarboxylase — protein MEIPTRRRRLREHAPALVDEYGSPLYVFFESDLRENYRTLRRALDTYYPDSTVHFATKANYNLGVLSVLRDAGCHAEAYARCELSAIQAAGFDADDVLLTGMNRRQADIERALGLGVERLLVDNATELERVAAAARATDTDPGVLVRANPAMEVPTHPEVATATRETKFGLDVENGRAMAVARKAADIDRVSIAGVQLHLGSQIRDPEPYAVAADALCSFAADVRDELGIEVAILDMGGGFPVPYDEAVPETVTIVETLATAIHEACEEYGLARPHLFLEPGRRLVGNAGTLLGTVGVVKETPYANFAVLDAGTNAVSSYWPYPIYALPDRDGERAYHVAGPLCYSGDVIGEDVSLPPLERGDLVAVDRIGAYSLGSASHTNAEPKPPVLLVREDGTPDLVREGETCEDVLGNDRIPDDLS, from the coding sequence ATGGAGATTCCCACCCGCCGACGGCGACTCCGCGAGCACGCCCCGGCGCTCGTAGACGAGTATGGCAGTCCACTGTACGTCTTCTTCGAGTCAGACCTCCGAGAGAACTATCGCACCCTCCGGCGCGCGCTCGACACGTACTACCCCGACTCGACTGTGCATTTCGCGACCAAGGCCAACTACAACCTCGGCGTGCTGTCCGTGCTACGTGACGCCGGTTGTCACGCAGAGGCGTACGCTCGGTGTGAACTCTCGGCGATCCAAGCTGCGGGGTTCGACGCGGACGACGTGCTCCTCACCGGAATGAACCGGCGGCAAGCAGACATCGAACGTGCTCTCGGGCTCGGCGTCGAGCGCCTGCTCGTGGACAACGCGACCGAACTCGAACGGGTCGCGGCTGCGGCGCGAGCGACCGACACCGATCCCGGGGTTCTCGTTCGAGCGAACCCTGCGATGGAGGTGCCGACCCACCCCGAGGTGGCGACCGCGACCCGCGAAACGAAGTTCGGCCTCGACGTCGAGAACGGCCGCGCGATGGCCGTCGCCCGGAAAGCAGCAGACATCGATCGGGTGTCGATCGCGGGTGTCCAACTCCACCTCGGGAGCCAGATCCGCGATCCGGAGCCGTACGCCGTCGCGGCCGACGCGCTGTGCTCGTTTGCGGCCGATGTCCGCGACGAACTTGGCATCGAGGTGGCGATTCTCGATATGGGAGGAGGGTTTCCCGTCCCCTACGACGAGGCGGTGCCGGAGACGGTGACGATCGTCGAAACCCTTGCGACAGCTATCCACGAGGCCTGTGAGGAGTACGGGCTCGCTCGCCCCCATCTTTTCCTCGAACCAGGCCGCCGACTGGTCGGAAACGCCGGAACGCTCCTCGGGACGGTCGGCGTCGTGAAGGAGACTCCGTACGCGAACTTCGCTGTTCTCGACGCCGGAACAAACGCGGTGTCGTCGTACTGGCCGTACCCGATCTACGCGCTGCCCGACCGCGACGGCGAACGCGCGTACCACGTCGCCGGCCCGCTGTGTTACTCCGGTGACGTGATCGGCGAGGACGTCTCCCTCCCGCCGCTCGAACGCGGTGACCTCGTGGCCGTCGATCGGATCGGGGCGTACTCGCTTGGGAGCGCCTCGCATACGAACGCCGAACCCAAACCGCCGGTCCTGCTAGTCCGCGAGGACGGCACGCCCGACCTCGTCCGCGAGGGCGAAACCTGCGAAGACGTCCTCGGCAACGACAGGATCCCGGATGACCTCTCCTGA
- a CDS encoding serine hydrolase, with protein sequence MRPDRTLPASRDAFDELIDEYRDRIEGRLGIFLGRPKPNGFDIVYTVRPDERFTSASMIKVPVLWTLYDCYDGCLDDLTTPNGIAEANRVDGSGVFHLLADLNPSLEDLARAMIAISDNTATNELIDHLGCETVTERMHELGLTETRLGRKMMVTDEGEGDLPPDALENLISPRDVAMLFADIHRGETLSRRAYERLRVPLRHQKDTSMFARYRPLDHRMEHKTGWLSTAALDAGVCHAGNDPLVYAVFLDGMDHGGDGTDVIAEIGDAVHTWLRSQE encoded by the coding sequence ATGCGACCGGACCGAACTCTACCCGCGAGCCGAGACGCGTTTGATGAGCTGATCGACGAGTACCGTGATCGGATCGAGGGGCGGCTCGGCATCTTCCTGGGGAGGCCGAAACCGAACGGTTTCGACATCGTCTACACCGTCCGCCCGGACGAACGCTTCACCAGCGCCAGCATGATCAAGGTCCCCGTCCTCTGGACGCTGTACGACTGCTACGACGGCTGTCTCGATGATCTAACAACTCCCAATGGAATCGCCGAGGCGAACCGCGTCGACGGCAGCGGCGTGTTCCACCTACTAGCTGACCTCAATCCGTCGCTCGAAGATCTCGCGCGCGCCATGATCGCTATCAGCGACAACACCGCGACCAACGAGCTGATCGATCACCTCGGATGTGAGACGGTGACGGAACGGATGCACGAGTTGGGTCTCACGGAGACTCGTCTCGGACGGAAGATGATGGTGACGGACGAGGGTGAGGGTGACCTCCCGCCCGATGCCCTCGAAAACCTCATCTCGCCTCGCGATGTCGCGATGCTGTTCGCCGACATCCATCGGGGCGAGACGTTGTCGAGGAGGGCTTACGAACGTCTTCGTGTGCCGCTTCGCCACCAGAAGGACACCTCGATGTTCGCCCGCTACCGTCCTCTCGACCACAGAATGGAACACAAAACGGGATGGCTCTCGACCGCGGCCCTCGATGCGGGCGTCTGTCACGCAGGTAACGATCCACTCGTGTACGCCGTCTTCCTCGATGGCATGGATCACGGTGGCGACGGAACGGACGTCATCGCGGAGATTGGCGATGCCGTCCACACCTGGCTCCGATCCCAGGAGTGA
- a CDS encoding DUF1611 domain-containing protein: MNLREAFSPPTPTIVLADNAFGMSDGKTANGVVMHSDVFSVEAVVDTERAGQTADEVLDRAGVAPVPIVESTRSALDAVPDAEAFILGVAPAGGQLPSAWREDIRRAIAAGCDVVSGLHTFLGEDEELASLAADHSVELFDVREPLADDALRVADGRVDDADAAVVLVAGSDCAVGKRTTTVELYTAARAAGLDVGWVATGQTGIMVGAHAGVAIDRVPADFTAGVVEDLVCDVAAEHDLVFVEGQAALAHRAYAGVTLSILHGAWPDAVVLAHDPDRDHRAHFERFGSTDLGHEIDCVETLSDASVAAVSSWNVPATEPVDVPVANVYDDNGPARLLDAVRRSCSEATSSAQST, encoded by the coding sequence ATGAACCTGCGGGAAGCGTTCTCTCCACCGACGCCGACGATCGTGCTCGCAGACAACGCGTTTGGAATGTCGGACGGCAAAACCGCGAATGGTGTCGTGATGCATAGTGACGTTTTCTCGGTCGAAGCCGTCGTTGATACTGAACGTGCCGGCCAGACCGCCGACGAGGTGCTCGACCGAGCGGGCGTCGCGCCGGTGCCGATTGTCGAGTCGACGAGGTCGGCACTCGACGCCGTCCCCGACGCCGAAGCGTTCATTCTTGGGGTCGCACCCGCGGGCGGCCAACTACCGTCGGCGTGGCGCGAGGACATCCGCCGTGCCATCGCGGCCGGCTGCGACGTCGTCTCGGGGCTCCACACTTTCCTCGGTGAGGACGAGGAATTGGCGAGTCTCGCGGCCGACCACAGTGTGGAGCTCTTCGACGTGCGCGAGCCGCTGGCGGACGACGCGCTGCGCGTTGCCGACGGTCGGGTTGACGACGCCGACGCAGCAGTGGTGCTGGTCGCCGGCAGCGACTGTGCGGTCGGCAAGCGGACGACCACCGTCGAGTTGTACACCGCGGCGCGTGCGGCGGGGCTCGACGTTGGATGGGTGGCGACTGGCCAGACCGGGATCATGGTCGGGGCACACGCGGGAGTCGCCATCGACCGCGTGCCCGCGGACTTCACCGCCGGCGTCGTCGAGGACCTCGTCTGTGACGTCGCGGCCGAGCACGACCTCGTGTTCGTCGAGGGCCAGGCGGCGCTCGCCCACCGCGCGTACGCCGGCGTCACGCTCTCGATCCTCCACGGCGCATGGCCCGACGCCGTCGTCCTGGCTCACGACCCGGACCGCGACCACCGAGCTCACTTCGAGCGCTTCGGCTCAACGGATCTCGGCCACGAGATCGATTGTGTCGAGACGCTGTCGGACGCGAGCGTCGCCGCCGTCTCGTCGTGGAACGTGCCAGCGACTGAACCCGTCGACGTGCCCGTGGCAAACGTCTACGACGACAATGGCCCGGCACGACTGCTCGACGCCGTTCGGCGTTCTTGTAGCGAGGCAACCTCGTCGGCGCAGTCCACCTAG
- a CDS encoding ABC transporter substrate-binding protein, producing MSGRTDSEFDRRRFLLTSGALGVSGLLAGCSGGDSNDSGGTTGGSSGTTASGATDAATATQGTGSSNTSQGGGTSSAKRGGTFVGATAEDAPTLDPRMNELAWANSFLQYIFSTLYIVPPDGSEPVPHVAKEQPQKQDDTTYIIPIKEDVKFHDGSELTAEDVAYSFNWTLNPDNKSTNRAALQFIDSVEATGEYETRFNLKNPFALFKLTLAGMNAGIVPKAIAEEQGTEKFGQQPVGSGPFKFVEHQSASYFLLERNPDYFLKTPNLDQLRMRIIPKPQVQFVELVGGNVDKASVPKNLLGRAKGAQNIQLKKFPQFDYNGIVFNTMREPFGNPKVREAMQYVVDYDAILKASKGELGTRSYGFMPLEVNKAWEFPWQKWKKKYFPAKDLGKARQLLEEAGYGGGIDKTLKMSTLPGGKYANMMTIFQNQLSQVGIEAEVQQLTTGRWLSELDSGNFDATIYGWAGGQDPDGFYYYLFRDLRNDEGGIPEGTVGNASAGYLYQSNPESEKLQQVDSKIREARRIQDREERRSLYIDVAETIQSLYPNIPVFSERSAVAWDKNLKNYQNTAFATQPLCNEWSNAYFEQ from the coding sequence ATGAGTGGACGCACTGATTCGGAATTCGACCGAAGACGGTTCCTTCTTACGAGTGGGGCGCTCGGCGTTAGCGGGCTCCTCGCAGGTTGCAGCGGTGGGGATTCGAACGACTCTGGCGGGACGACCGGCGGTAGCAGCGGGACCACGGCATCCGGGGCGACGGACGCCGCGACCGCCACCCAGGGCACTGGTTCGTCGAACACCAGCCAGGGCGGGGGCACTTCGAGCGCCAAGCGCGGCGGGACGTTCGTCGGCGCGACTGCCGAGGATGCACCGACACTTGATCCCCGGATGAACGAACTAGCGTGGGCGAACAGTTTCCTCCAGTACATTTTCAGCACGCTGTACATCGTTCCGCCGGACGGAAGTGAGCCGGTTCCGCACGTGGCGAAGGAACAACCCCAGAAACAAGATGACACAACGTATATCATCCCAATCAAGGAAGATGTCAAGTTCCATGACGGATCGGAACTCACGGCAGAGGATGTCGCCTACTCGTTCAACTGGACCCTCAACCCCGACAACAAGTCAACGAACCGGGCGGCCCTCCAGTTCATCGACAGCGTGGAGGCGACGGGGGAGTACGAGACGCGGTTCAACCTCAAGAACCCCTTCGCGCTGTTCAAGCTCACGCTGGCAGGGATGAATGCCGGTATCGTCCCAAAGGCGATCGCCGAAGAGCAGGGCACCGAGAAGTTCGGTCAGCAGCCGGTGGGGTCGGGTCCGTTCAAGTTCGTAGAACACCAGTCCGCCTCGTATTTCCTGCTCGAACGAAATCCGGATTACTTCCTGAAAACGCCAAACCTCGACCAGCTGCGGATGCGGATCATTCCGAAACCACAGGTGCAGTTCGTCGAACTGGTGGGGGGCAACGTCGATAAGGCGAGCGTCCCGAAGAACCTGCTGGGACGGGCCAAGGGGGCACAGAATATCCAACTAAAGAAGTTCCCACAATTCGACTACAACGGCATCGTGTTCAACACGATGCGGGAACCATTCGGGAACCCGAAAGTCCGCGAGGCGATGCAGTACGTCGTTGACTACGACGCTATCTTGAAAGCCTCAAAGGGCGAACTCGGCACGCGCTCGTACGGGTTCATGCCGCTCGAAGTGAACAAGGCGTGGGAATTCCCGTGGCAGAAGTGGAAGAAAAAGTACTTCCCTGCGAAAGATCTCGGCAAGGCGCGACAGCTGCTGGAGGAGGCGGGGTACGGCGGCGGCATCGACAAGACGCTCAAGATGTCGACGCTGCCAGGCGGGAAGTACGCCAATATGATGACTATCTTCCAAAACCAGCTCAGTCAGGTCGGGATCGAGGCCGAGGTACAGCAATTGACGACCGGTCGGTGGCTTAGCGAGCTCGATAGCGGCAACTTCGATGCGACGATATACGGCTGGGCGGGCGGACAGGATCCCGACGGGTTCTACTACTACCTGTTCCGCGACCTCCGCAACGACGAGGGTGGAATCCCCGAGGGGACAGTCGGCAACGCCTCTGCGGGCTACCTCTACCAATCGAACCCCGAAAGCGAGAAGCTCCAGCAGGTTGATTCAAAGATCCGCGAAGCACGACGGATCCAGGATCGTGAGGAACGTCGGAGCCTCTACATAGATGTGGCCGAGACGATTCAGTCCCTGTATCCGAACATTCCTGTGTTCTCCGAGCGGTCGGCGGTGGCGTGGGACAAGAACCTGAAGAACTATCAAAACACAGCGTTCGCCACCCAGCCACTCTGCAACGAGTGGTCGAACGCCTACTTCGAACAGTGA
- a CDS encoding ABC transporter permease, producing MSIYRYTARRLLQIVPVLLGVFTLTFVMVHALPGNPVRIYLGLNPSQQLAGELIEQYGLNEPLWRQYLDYLWRLLHGNIGESFVRKQPVTELMLGRLGPTLVLMGLSYLIALPTALGLGVYAAARHNQIGDSVSRFVGLAGLSTPNFWLGLMLIFLFTYQYDLLPASGYVSPLQDPIASLRHLILPVIALSTAQTATLMRMTRSSMVEELSKEYVQTARAYGLPERRILLKHAFRNALLPLVTIIGLQLSFLLDGSVIIEQIFAIPGMGRLGYNGLLAQDYGVIIGLNIFFAILFLAGVLITDLAYAYIDPRIRYD from the coding sequence ATGAGTATCTATCGGTACACGGCCCGTCGTCTCCTCCAGATCGTCCCCGTGCTGCTCGGCGTGTTCACCCTTACCTTCGTCATGGTGCACGCGCTGCCTGGCAACCCGGTCCGGATCTACCTCGGCCTCAACCCGAGCCAGCAGCTCGCGGGCGAGCTCATCGAGCAGTACGGTCTCAACGAGCCGCTGTGGCGGCAGTATCTCGATTACCTCTGGCGACTGCTTCACGGCAACATCGGCGAGTCGTTCGTCCGGAAGCAACCGGTGACCGAGCTGATGCTCGGGCGACTCGGCCCGACGCTCGTGCTGATGGGGCTCTCGTACCTCATCGCGTTGCCGACAGCGCTCGGCCTCGGAGTCTACGCCGCCGCACGGCACAACCAGATCGGCGACAGCGTCTCGCGGTTCGTCGGGCTCGCGGGGCTTTCGACGCCCAACTTCTGGCTCGGGCTGATGCTCATCTTCTTGTTCACCTACCAGTACGACCTCCTCCCCGCCTCGGGGTACGTCTCACCGCTTCAGGATCCGATCGCGTCGCTCAGACACCTCATCCTGCCGGTGATCGCGCTCTCGACGGCCCAGACCGCGACACTGATGCGGATGACCAGATCGAGCATGGTCGAGGAACTCTCGAAGGAGTACGTCCAGACGGCGCGTGCGTACGGCCTCCCCGAGCGGCGTATCCTCCTCAAACACGCCTTCCGGAACGCGCTCCTCCCGCTGGTGACGATCATCGGCCTCCAGCTATCCTTCCTCCTCGATGGAAGCGTTATCATCGAACAGATTTTCGCCATCCCGGGGATGGGGCGGCTCGGTTACAACGGGCTGCTCGCCCAGGACTACGGCGTCATCATCGGATTGAATATCTTCTTCGCCATCCTGTTCCTCGCCGGCGTCCTCATCACCGACCTCGCGTACGCCTATATTGATCCACGAATCAGGTACGACTGA
- a CDS encoding ABC transporter permease, with product MSQSTSTVENTDTEFEAESGVVATLKELRHSPTALLGAVIIGIIVLMAAFSTIDKYLLNKQLITMLIADPQATDTTNIYAAPSMDHLMGTDRFGRDVFARIIYGSRIALAIGVVAVGISLIGGVGVGALAAYEGGYVDDVLMRLAETLYSIPALVFAMTLMAILGPSIYNLFFAYGIIGIPAYARVMRSEVLSIREEEYVDAARAAGLPRRTILFREIVPNGLAAVLVQATLSMGSVIIGAAALSFLGFGVQPPTASWGQMLNSAQQALVIAPWVAVFPGLMIFLTVMGFNLLGDGLRDAMDPRTNLRSPDPDELEAELLADAPNVPARKGDPSPEPTEAASPVEDAGGDERATDGGNERTTHGGSERFTGGDRP from the coding sequence ATGAGCCAAAGCACATCCACCGTCGAGAACACCGACACCGAATTCGAGGCTGAGAGCGGCGTTGTCGCAACGCTGAAAGAGCTCCGTCACAGCCCGACAGCGCTGTTGGGTGCCGTCATCATCGGTATCATCGTCCTCATGGCTGCGTTCTCGACGATCGACAAGTACCTGCTGAACAAACAGCTGATCACGATGCTGATCGCGGATCCGCAAGCCACGGACACGACCAATATCTACGCGGCTCCTTCGATGGACCACCTCATGGGTACCGACCGGTTTGGGCGGGACGTGTTCGCCCGCATCATCTACGGTAGCCGGATCGCGCTTGCCATCGGAGTCGTCGCCGTCGGTATCTCCCTTATCGGCGGCGTCGGAGTCGGCGCGCTCGCGGCGTACGAGGGCGGGTACGTTGACGACGTGTTGATGCGCCTCGCCGAGACGCTGTACTCCATCCCGGCGCTCGTTTTCGCGATGACGCTGATGGCGATCTTAGGTCCAAGTATCTACAACCTGTTCTTCGCCTATGGGATCATCGGGATCCCAGCGTACGCCCGCGTGATGCGCTCTGAGGTACTCTCGATCCGTGAGGAGGAGTACGTCGACGCCGCGCGCGCGGCGGGACTGCCCCGCCGGACGATCCTCTTCCGGGAGATCGTCCCGAACGGCCTCGCGGCCGTCCTCGTCCAGGCGACCCTCTCGATGGGCAGTGTCATCATCGGCGCGGCCGCACTCTCCTTTCTGGGATTCGGCGTCCAGCCCCCGACGGCGTCGTGGGGTCAGATGCTCAACTCGGCCCAGCAGGCGCTGGTGATCGCCCCGTGGGTCGCGGTGTTCCCCGGACTGATGATCTTCCTCACGGTCATGGGGTTCAACCTGCTCGGCGACGGTCTCCGCGACGCGATGGACCCGCGGACGAACCTCCGCTCGCCGGACCCCGACGAGCTCGAAGCCGAACTGCTCGCCGACGCTCCGAATGTGCCCGCACGCAAGGGCGATCCCTCACCGGAGCCGACCGAGGCGGCGTCACCGGTCGAGGACGCTGGCGGGGACGAACGCGCTACCGACGGTGGCAACGAGCGAACCACCCACGGCGGCAGCGAGCGTTTCACGGGGGGTGACCGTCCATGA